Proteins from one Entomospira culicis genomic window:
- the nagA gene encoding N-acetylglucosamine-6-phosphate deacetylase has protein sequence MPTICLFNGKIYTGVAVIEAGALIIDGDHIEDVVTMDRLKKKSLPSDTLYIDLQGKSIAPGFIDTHIHGLEGFDTAHGELEDFLGISAGLPRIGVTSFCPTLYPQQEADMLKAIHFGAQAMGKESGAVIHGLHLEGPFISCNKLGVQRPETIKSVDIDFMKRMQEAGGDAIRIMTVAPELKNMRDLALHCAHTSNTILSAGHTDATYDNMMEGIQAGILHCTHMFNAMRSLHHRDPGGVGAILIHPDFSCELIADGVHVHPALVKLLLDNKPSNKIILVTDALAPTMQSGEGPFFANGEEVYMSEEGIWRRKKDGVIAGSALTLDRAVLNMTKWGTSRESALRMAATNAALLLNKEIEVGYLLPEKFADFIIFEESSMEIQATYVRGVCKYEK, from the coding sequence ATGCCGACTATTTGCTTATTTAATGGAAAAATTTATACTGGTGTCGCCGTCATCGAGGCGGGCGCGCTTATCATCGATGGCGATCACATTGAAGATGTGGTTACCATGGATCGTCTCAAAAAAAAATCCCTCCCCAGTGACACCCTCTATATCGATCTGCAAGGGAAGTCAATCGCCCCCGGTTTTATCGACACCCACATCCACGGCTTAGAGGGCTTTGACACGGCGCACGGCGAGTTAGAGGACTTTCTAGGGATCTCTGCCGGTCTGCCAAGAATCGGTGTAACCAGCTTTTGCCCCACGCTCTATCCCCAACAAGAAGCAGATATGCTCAAAGCGATCCACTTCGGTGCGCAAGCCATGGGTAAGGAGAGCGGTGCGGTGATTCACGGATTACACTTAGAAGGACCGTTTATCAGCTGTAATAAGTTGGGCGTTCAGCGCCCCGAGACGATTAAGAGTGTCGATATCGACTTTATGAAACGGATGCAAGAGGCAGGAGGCGACGCGATTCGTATCATGACCGTTGCACCCGAACTCAAAAATATGCGCGACCTCGCCCTGCACTGCGCCCACACCAGTAATACCATCCTCTCGGCAGGCCACACCGACGCCACTTACGACAATATGATGGAAGGCATCCAAGCAGGAATTTTGCACTGTACCCACATGTTCAACGCAATGCGATCGTTGCACCATCGGGATCCCGGTGGGGTGGGAGCGATTCTCATTCACCCAGACTTCTCCTGCGAGCTGATCGCCGACGGTGTCCATGTTCACCCCGCACTGGTTAAATTATTACTAGACAACAAACCAAGTAATAAAATCATTCTGGTTACCGACGCGCTCGCACCTACCATGCAGAGCGGGGAAGGACCTTTCTTTGCCAATGGAGAAGAGGTCTATATGAGCGAAGAGGGCATTTGGCGACGTAAAAAAGATGGCGTTATCGCCGGAAGCGCCCTCACCCTCGACCGCGCCGTCCTGAATATGACCAAGTGGGGTACTTCGCGCGAATCGGCCTTACGCATGGCTGCCACCAATGCTGCGCTTCTCCTTAACAAAGAGATCGAAGTGGGCTACCTGCTCCCCGAAAAATTTGCCGACTTTATCATTTTTGAAGAGAGCTCGATGGAGATTCAAGCGACCTATGTGCGCGGAGTTTGTAAATACGAAAAATAA
- the flhA gene encoding flagellar biosynthesis protein FlhA produces MEKNNMASIPYDVRSVLKRSLLTNSTNLFVGFGVIAIVLFMIIPLPGFVLDFLLSLNLAASIIIILLSLYVKEPVQFSIFPTLLLLMTVFGFVLNISTTRMILSEGQNFNAQLIIAFSEFVVGRSSGAEGLIIGATIFIIIMVVQVMVITKGATRVSEVAARFALDSMQMKQMSIESEFNNGAITENEMTYKKMMLQRTMDFYGAMDGATKFIGGGVKAGIFITIVNIVAGLIVGVAVRGESFGGALAVYTRFTIGDGLVSQLPALLISVATGLLVTRSVGKESFGDEAREQFSQSSQLYWIAGGVLFGMALIPSFPTLVLLILSGLTLFLAFMLSRREYVQMKVDENEEAKVELERKNPEIAPVVPLDTLSLELGYGLIPLVDKEQGAELLERITRIRREAALDLGLVAAPIRIVDNMRLDPGEYCLKIKGVEVGGGHLRLDQYLAINAGGEREALFGDPAVDPTFGLPAIWITDEERDRAERLGYTVVDSPSVVATHLTEIIKSHAHELLGRQDVKRMLDELRKDQAAVVDEVNKHFSVGEIQKILQALLREQVSIRNIVSILETVGDYGPITKETSMLVEKCRQTLGRQITLQYLDEDRILRVLTIEPELEQAIIDSRQETTLGPVAALHVDLHRQWLNALLSAINIVQGEGFYPIILCSESARALVKNSCMREAPNLAVLSILEVASDVQLEKLGEIRLS; encoded by the coding sequence ATGGAAAAGAATAATATGGCATCCATACCCTATGATGTGCGCAGTGTCCTTAAACGATCGTTGTTGACCAATAGTACCAACTTATTTGTTGGCTTTGGCGTTATTGCTATTGTTCTCTTTATGATTATTCCTTTGCCAGGCTTTGTTTTAGACTTTCTTCTTTCCTTAAACCTTGCTGCGTCTATCATTATCATTTTGCTTAGTCTTTACGTAAAAGAGCCGGTACAATTCTCGATCTTTCCTACACTTCTCTTGTTAATGACGGTTTTTGGGTTTGTGCTCAATATTAGTACGACGCGGATGATTTTATCCGAGGGGCAAAATTTTAACGCTCAACTCATCATCGCCTTCTCTGAATTTGTGGTGGGTCGTAGCTCCGGTGCAGAAGGTCTCATTATCGGTGCAACCATCTTTATTATCATTATGGTGGTTCAGGTGATGGTTATCACCAAGGGAGCCACGCGTGTCTCCGAAGTGGCTGCGCGTTTTGCGTTAGATAGTATGCAGATGAAGCAGATGTCCATTGAGAGTGAGTTCAATAATGGAGCCATCACCGAGAACGAGATGACCTACAAAAAGATGATGCTACAGCGCACCATGGATTTTTACGGAGCGATGGATGGTGCCACTAAATTTATTGGTGGTGGGGTTAAGGCTGGTATCTTTATCACGATTGTCAATATCGTCGCTGGTCTTATCGTGGGTGTTGCCGTGCGCGGGGAGAGCTTTGGTGGTGCTTTGGCGGTGTATACGCGCTTTACTATTGGTGATGGCTTGGTCTCGCAATTGCCGGCGTTGCTCATTTCGGTGGCAACGGGTCTTTTGGTTACGCGTAGCGTTGGTAAGGAGAGCTTTGGTGACGAGGCGCGGGAGCAATTTAGTCAGAGCTCCCAGCTCTACTGGATTGCCGGTGGCGTGCTCTTTGGCATGGCATTGATTCCTTCTTTTCCCACGTTGGTACTTCTTATCTTGTCGGGATTAACGCTCTTCCTTGCCTTTATGTTGAGTCGACGTGAATATGTACAGATGAAGGTTGACGAGAACGAAGAGGCGAAGGTAGAACTGGAGCGTAAAAATCCTGAGATTGCCCCCGTCGTACCCCTTGATACCTTGAGTCTTGAGTTGGGGTATGGTTTGATTCCGTTGGTCGATAAAGAGCAGGGTGCAGAGCTTCTGGAGCGTATCACGCGTATTCGGCGCGAGGCAGCTTTGGATTTGGGACTGGTGGCAGCCCCTATCCGTATTGTCGATAATATGCGCCTTGACCCCGGTGAATATTGTCTCAAAATTAAGGGCGTTGAGGTTGGCGGTGGACACTTACGTCTCGATCAATATTTAGCGATTAATGCGGGTGGGGAGCGTGAAGCGCTCTTTGGCGATCCTGCTGTCGATCCTACCTTCGGGTTACCTGCGATTTGGATTACTGATGAAGAGCGCGATCGTGCCGAGCGATTGGGTTATACCGTGGTAGATAGCCCCAGCGTGGTGGCTACGCACTTAACCGAGATTATCAAGAGTCATGCACATGAGCTATTGGGACGTCAAGATGTGAAGCGCATGCTCGATGAATTGCGTAAAGATCAGGCTGCGGTGGTGGATGAGGTCAACAAGCACTTCAGCGTGGGTGAGATCCAGAAGATTTTACAAGCGCTCTTGCGCGAGCAGGTCTCGATTCGCAATATTGTCTCGATTTTAGAGACGGTTGGCGATTATGGCCCTATCACGAAGGAGACGAGTATGCTGGTGGAGAAGTGTCGTCAGACATTAGGCCGCCAGATTACCCTACAATATTTGGATGAGGATCGTATCTTACGTGTATTAACCATTGAGCCAGAGCTTGAACAGGCGATCATCGACTCTCGTCAGGAGACAACCTTAGGCCCTGTGGCTGCGTTGCATGTCGATCTGCATCGTCAGTGGCTCAATGCGCTTCTTTCGGCGATTAATATCGTGCAGGGGGAGGGTTTCTATCCAATTATTTTGTGTAGCGAAAGCGCGCGTGCATTGGTGAAAAACAGCTGTATGCGCGAGGCACCAAACTTAGCGGTGCTCTCTATTTTAGAGGTGGCAAGCGATGTGCAACTAGAGAAGCTAGGGGAGATTCGACTCTCTTAA
- the pyk gene encoding pyruvate kinase, whose amino-acid sequence MKKRTKIIATIGPASEDPIVLREMIRAGMNVARLNFSHGSYDEHAARIKTIREIAQEERRNVAILLDTKGPEIRMGRFNEKITLEAGQEFTLHVEEIMGDQHNSSVSFKELPLYVQTGDRILANDGLVAFRVVDVDKKAGKINCRVENGGTVGDRKNMNVPGVSIPMPFLAPKDIGDLEFGVNNHVDYVAASFTRTAQDIIELRELLKKFGDGNIKIIAKIENHEGMDNFEEILKVVDGVMVARGDLGVEIPLETVPIAQRTMIEACRKAGKIVITATQMLDSMIVNPRPTRAEVSDVASAVMQGVSAVMLSGESAAGKYPIESVAMMAKVAKTTEAATNYWDEFFDNRDKMNREDPMLTSKSIARAACDVAAILDATAIIVHTESGHSARAVARWRPGCPIIAQTPSEQVVRQLSLVWGVEGFVSDLGEDKELKETLEYSIERAKSLGHIKDGDMIVFTCGVPMSKTASTNLLKAHRVGDPII is encoded by the coding sequence ATGAAAAAAAGAACGAAGATTATTGCAACCATTGGGCCTGCGTCTGAGGATCCCATTGTATTACGAGAGATGATTCGTGCGGGGATGAATGTGGCGCGGTTAAACTTTTCGCATGGTTCGTATGATGAGCATGCGGCGCGGATTAAGACGATTCGTGAGATTGCGCAAGAGGAGCGCCGTAATGTGGCGATCTTATTGGATACGAAGGGCCCTGAAATTCGTATGGGTCGTTTTAATGAGAAAATTACCTTGGAGGCGGGTCAGGAGTTCACCTTGCATGTGGAGGAGATTATGGGCGATCAGCACAACTCCTCGGTGAGCTTTAAGGAGTTGCCCCTTTATGTGCAGACCGGCGATCGTATCCTTGCTAATGACGGTTTGGTGGCTTTTCGCGTGGTAGATGTGGATAAGAAGGCAGGCAAGATCAATTGTCGTGTAGAGAATGGCGGTACGGTGGGCGATCGTAAAAACATGAACGTTCCTGGTGTCTCGATTCCGATGCCATTTTTAGCGCCTAAGGATATTGGCGACTTGGAATTTGGTGTCAATAATCATGTCGATTACGTGGCTGCTAGTTTTACGCGTACGGCACAAGATATCATTGAGCTTCGAGAATTGCTTAAGAAATTTGGCGATGGAAATATCAAAATTATCGCAAAAATCGAAAATCACGAAGGTATGGATAACTTTGAAGAGATCCTCAAAGTGGTGGATGGCGTCATGGTGGCACGTGGCGATCTTGGTGTAGAAATTCCCCTAGAGACAGTGCCTATTGCCCAGCGTACGATGATCGAAGCGTGTCGCAAGGCAGGAAAAATTGTTATCACAGCGACGCAGATGCTTGACTCGATGATTGTCAACCCTCGCCCTACGCGTGCGGAAGTTAGCGATGTGGCTAGTGCGGTGATGCAGGGGGTCTCGGCGGTGATGCTATCGGGCGAGAGCGCTGCCGGTAAGTATCCAATTGAGTCGGTGGCCATGATGGCAAAAGTGGCTAAGACTACCGAGGCCGCCACCAATTATTGGGATGAATTTTTTGATAATCGTGATAAGATGAATCGAGAAGATCCGATGCTCACTAGTAAGTCGATTGCTCGTGCTGCCTGTGATGTCGCTGCCATTCTCGATGCGACTGCGATTATTGTCCACACCGAGAGTGGGCATAGTGCTAGAGCGGTAGCGCGCTGGCGTCCGGGTTGTCCGATTATCGCGCAGACCCCCAGCGAGCAAGTGGTGCGTCAACTCTCCTTGGTTTGGGGTGTAGAGGGATTTGTCAGCGATCTTGGTGAGGATAAAGAGCTCAAAGAGACCTTAGAATACTCCATTGAGCGCGCCAAGAGCCTCGGGCACATCAAAGATGGCGATATGATCGTCTTTACGTGTGGCGTACCCATGAGCAAAACCGCCTCGACCAATCTTCTTAAAGCGCATCGCGTTGGCGATCCAATTATCTAG
- a CDS encoding MinD/ParA family protein yields the protein MADQAEGLRELMKEMRPSREKKTRIIAVASGKGGVGKTNISINLAIAYAKLKKKVVVLDADLGLANVNVVMGVIPKYNLYHVVRKQKSMREIILDTNYGIQIVAGASGFAKIANLEDDERKEFIEELQELSYADIVIIDTSAGVSSNVLSFIEAADDVLIVITPEPTSITDAYGLIKIMSTEIDSQEMSLKLIVNRAQSVTEAKKVQQRVISIASQFLNLKVDYLGYVYDDPIVSQAVRRQVPFLVLDPASRPSECVMHLVSRLENVDYKEGGGMSKLLRNFLKPRKEM from the coding sequence ATGGCAGATCAGGCTGAAGGTTTACGAGAACTTATGAAAGAGATGCGCCCCTCGCGGGAGAAGAAGACGCGTATTATTGCGGTGGCATCGGGCAAGGGCGGGGTTGGTAAGACAAATATCTCCATTAATTTGGCGATTGCTTATGCCAAACTAAAGAAAAAAGTCGTTGTTTTAGACGCGGACTTAGGGCTTGCTAACGTGAATGTGGTGATGGGCGTTATCCCTAAGTATAACCTCTATCACGTGGTGCGCAAGCAAAAGAGCATGCGTGAGATCATTTTGGACACCAATTATGGTATTCAAATTGTTGCCGGTGCCTCGGGCTTTGCTAAGATTGCAAATCTTGAGGATGATGAGCGCAAAGAATTTATTGAGGAGCTTCAGGAGCTAAGCTACGCCGATATCGTCATTATCGACACCTCGGCGGGGGTCTCTAGCAACGTCTTGAGCTTTATTGAGGCTGCCGATGACGTGCTGATTGTCATCACACCTGAACCTACCTCGATTACCGATGCTTATGGTCTTATTAAGATTATGAGCACCGAAATTGATAGTCAAGAGATGAGCCTTAAGCTTATTGTTAATCGGGCGCAGAGCGTTACCGAGGCCAAAAAGGTGCAACAGCGAGTCATTAGCATTGCTAGCCAGTTTCTCAATTTAAAAGTTGATTATCTTGGCTATGTCTATGACGACCCGATTGTCAGTCAGGCAGTGCGCCGACAAGTGCCTTTTTTGGTGCTCGATCCAGCCTCTCGACCTTCGGAGTGTGTGATGCACTTGGTCTCGCGCTTAGAGAACGTTGACTATAAAGAGGGTGGTGGCATGAGTAAGCTGTTGCGTAACTTCTTGAAGCCTCGCAAAGAGATGTAA
- the rpsD gene encoding 30S ribosomal protein S4, with amino-acid sequence MAKNSTARGKIVRRLGVNIYGHSKYDKLLKKKPQGPGQERGRKMRGKQSEYAKQLIEKQKIRFAYGVSERQFRNTFAMAKRLEGLTGDNLIILLEKRLDNVIYRLGLAPTRSAARQFVSHGHIYVNGRRVNIPSFQVNVNDEISVKPNNDRSKTLARNNLAKNQQPLAAWMSLDADALKAKVEREPVRSDIQLIGNEQLVVEFYSR; translated from the coding sequence ATGGCAAAGAATTCCACCGCACGTGGTAAAATTGTCCGCCGTTTAGGTGTCAACATTTACGGTCATAGTAAATATGATAAATTGCTCAAGAAGAAGCCTCAAGGTCCGGGGCAAGAGCGTGGACGCAAGATGCGAGGTAAGCAGAGTGAGTATGCCAAGCAGTTGATCGAGAAGCAGAAAATTCGTTTTGCTTACGGCGTCTCGGAGCGTCAATTTAGAAATACCTTCGCAATGGCGAAGCGCCTTGAAGGTCTTACGGGTGATAACTTGATTATCCTCTTGGAGAAGCGCCTAGACAACGTGATTTATCGTCTTGGTTTGGCTCCTACGCGATCGGCTGCGCGTCAATTTGTCTCTCACGGACACATTTATGTCAATGGGCGACGCGTCAATATCCCAAGTTTTCAGGTGAACGTGAACGATGAGATCAGCGTTAAGCCTAACAACGATCGCAGTAAAACCCTTGCACGCAATAACTTGGCAAAGAATCAACAGCCTTTGGCTGCATGGATGAGCCTCGATGCCGACGCCCTAAAGGCTAAGGTAGAGCGCGAACCCGTGCGTAGCGATATCCAACTTATTGGTAATGAGCAGTTGGTTGTTGAGTTCTACTCACGCTAA
- a CDS encoding diguanylate cyclase → MISFKKIFKSNSQISTTELATLSNALFKIFFFIFILALAILTIQKSNYYRRNYQNLVTSSVNHNINFLTAWLSQQRQLIYNLAQSDAIVNYLQDPSNLENAKNAHARLTNLKSFSPSFTNALVIVNTQTLAQHTQSIAPYAAVDHHGNQFSLEGTLSLLMDTSLPPLTTFFSGANLDTLSYAPFIQKGDKNFFIGKLEVTTVRASFPLVQLIHNANAELLGAIVFNVDLAAFLSSSNAISLGESGRSFITDGNATFVSPQIQTNELIYDAKLEPLKRWLHQNIYAINIENHQGSLQHLWIEERSYVFYARVLSYFQTIDEPIYIIFIQEFEEAFKPAFLDFLWSDFILLIIFAMGGGLVIFFLYEQYRRSFDMEKLYNQKKYNDLIQLSLVDGLTGLFNRTFFRQNRDEMEKFEGNIGIIVIDVDGLKIINDTFGHEQGDALIRMCSKIIKGSLPKMKISRIGGDEFMAFLPNHNRTQVEQLVKRLKDNIALINHQGHTLPLPISFSIGWASLQGPYVTNELFREADALLYNQKSEQSLKLRARILKHFSRMLVKADPTTTNHYLEILRIAHSIAQKIHDTENVDFNALHLLVRYHNIGLISYDKDAQVLSNHIQTGYRIALYLPKLTPIARLILTHEEIYCGTGPLNFKANEIPIECRILTVALLFISRYHGSCNQNSALTLNSIKRDSGRLFDPQLVDILTEIVNIDYQSYLSASEA, encoded by the coding sequence ATGATTTCGTTTAAGAAAATTTTTAAATCTAATTCCCAAATCTCCACCACCGAGCTGGCTACCCTCTCGAATGCACTCTTTAAAATTTTCTTTTTCATCTTCATCCTTGCTCTAGCTATCCTCACCATCCAAAAGAGCAACTACTATCGCAGAAACTATCAAAATCTTGTTACCAGTTCCGTGAACCACAATATCAACTTCCTTACCGCCTGGCTAAGTCAACAGCGTCAACTTATCTATAACCTCGCACAATCCGACGCCATCGTAAATTACCTCCAAGATCCTTCCAACCTTGAGAATGCCAAAAACGCGCACGCTCGCCTTACCAACCTAAAATCCTTCTCACCCTCTTTTACCAATGCCCTTGTCATTGTCAACACGCAAACCCTCGCCCAGCATACACAATCTATCGCCCCCTATGCTGCCGTTGACCATCATGGTAATCAATTCTCCCTAGAGGGCACCCTCTCTCTACTCATGGACACCAGCCTACCACCACTAACCACCTTCTTTTCCGGCGCTAATCTTGATACCCTCTCTTATGCACCCTTTATCCAAAAAGGTGATAAAAACTTCTTTATTGGTAAACTAGAAGTAACTACGGTGCGGGCAAGTTTTCCTCTTGTCCAACTTATTCACAACGCCAACGCCGAGCTTTTGGGTGCTATCGTCTTTAATGTCGATCTTGCTGCATTCCTCTCCAGTTCCAATGCGATCTCTTTAGGCGAGAGCGGGAGATCTTTTATCACTGACGGTAACGCGACCTTTGTTAGCCCACAAATCCAGACCAATGAGCTCATCTATGACGCAAAACTAGAGCCTCTTAAACGTTGGCTTCACCAAAATATTTACGCTATTAACATCGAGAATCACCAGGGTTCCCTTCAACATCTCTGGATAGAAGAGCGATCTTATGTCTTTTACGCGCGCGTACTCTCGTACTTTCAAACGATCGATGAACCTATTTATATCATTTTTATACAAGAATTTGAAGAGGCCTTTAAACCTGCCTTTCTTGACTTCCTCTGGAGTGATTTTATCCTCCTAATCATCTTTGCCATGGGCGGTGGCTTAGTGATCTTCTTCCTTTACGAACAGTATCGACGAAGCTTTGACATGGAAAAGCTCTACAACCAAAAAAAATACAACGATCTTATCCAACTAAGCCTTGTCGACGGATTAACCGGACTCTTTAACCGCACCTTCTTTCGGCAAAACCGCGACGAAATGGAGAAATTTGAAGGCAACATCGGTATTATCGTTATCGACGTAGATGGGCTAAAGATTATCAACGACACCTTCGGACACGAACAAGGCGATGCCCTTATCCGTATGTGTTCTAAAATCATTAAAGGGTCGTTACCAAAAATGAAAATTTCTCGTATTGGTGGCGACGAATTTATGGCCTTTCTCCCCAACCACAATAGAACTCAAGTGGAACAACTGGTAAAACGTCTCAAGGATAATATCGCCCTCATCAACCACCAAGGACACACCCTGCCCCTGCCTATCAGCTTCTCTATTGGTTGGGCTTCTCTGCAAGGTCCTTATGTAACCAATGAGCTCTTCCGTGAAGCCGATGCTCTGCTTTATAACCAAAAATCCGAGCAATCCCTCAAGCTTCGCGCCCGTATCCTCAAACACTTCTCCCGTATGCTCGTGAAGGCAGACCCGACCACCACCAATCACTATCTTGAGATTTTACGCATTGCGCACAGCATCGCCCAAAAGATCCATGATACCGAAAATGTCGATTTTAATGCGCTCCATCTGCTCGTACGCTATCATAACATCGGGCTCATCTCCTACGATAAAGATGCGCAAGTCCTCTCTAATCATATCCAAACCGGCTACCGTATTGCGCTCTACCTACCTAAGCTCACCCCCATAGCACGCCTTATTCTTACCCATGAAGAAATTTACTGCGGAACGGGACCGCTCAATTTTAAAGCAAACGAGATCCCTATCGAGTGTCGTATTTTAACCGTTGCACTTCTCTTTATTTCACGCTATCACGGTAGCTGTAACCAAAATAGCGCGCTCACATTAAATTCCATCAAACGCGATAGTGGCCGCCTCTTCGATCCCCAGCTGGTAGATATCCTCACCGAGATCGTCAATATCGACTACCAATCCTACCTCTCCGCCAGCGAGGCATAA
- a CDS encoding PSP1 domain-containing protein, which translates to MKNIYKSNSRGEFFYLVKLPYIHEIEVASSPFEQLQSGDVMVADTRYGVDLVRVLGKANASNAEGSEVKRHEGKILRQASERDLLEQEDNERLAGEYWDICKKKIAYHRLEMKLTKVHLLLGKSKVLIFFTAEQRVDFRELVKDLVSQFHTRIELRQIGVRDETRAMGGLAMCGREYCCHKVNDQVKPASIKMVKDQELSLNSSKISGACGRLLCCLSYEYDYYAEVRDELPQEHAIVLLENVSYKVIEVHALTKELSLINTQDMAAKPLRRSAEGLVYEKERKIWLEGEKKSKKLVTTSCGCTRPEGSRCNGCRAKG; encoded by the coding sequence ATGAAAAATATATACAAATCTAACTCACGGGGTGAGTTTTTTTATTTAGTGAAGCTTCCGTATATCCATGAGATTGAGGTGGCTTCTTCTCCTTTTGAGCAATTGCAAAGTGGCGATGTGATGGTTGCTGATACGCGTTATGGGGTGGATTTGGTACGGGTGCTGGGCAAGGCTAATGCGTCGAATGCAGAGGGCAGTGAGGTTAAACGGCACGAGGGTAAGATTTTACGGCAGGCGAGCGAACGTGATCTCTTAGAGCAAGAGGATAATGAACGTTTGGCTGGGGAGTACTGGGATATTTGTAAAAAAAAGATTGCCTATCACCGTTTGGAGATGAAACTTACGAAGGTTCATCTGCTTTTGGGTAAGAGTAAGGTGTTGATCTTTTTTACGGCAGAACAGCGTGTTGATTTTCGGGAGCTGGTGAAGGATTTGGTTTCTCAATTTCATACAAGAATTGAACTTAGACAGATTGGCGTGCGTGATGAAACGCGAGCCATGGGTGGTTTGGCAATGTGTGGACGCGAGTACTGTTGTCACAAAGTCAACGATCAAGTTAAGCCTGCCAGCATCAAAATGGTCAAAGATCAAGAGCTATCGCTTAACTCCTCTAAAATTTCGGGTGCATGCGGACGCTTGCTCTGCTGTCTCTCTTATGAGTACGATTACTACGCCGAAGTGCGCGATGAGTTACCCCAAGAGCATGCGATTGTCTTATTGGAAAATGTCTCTTACAAGGTAATAGAAGTGCATGCGCTCACCAAAGAGCTTAGTTTGATCAATACGCAGGACATGGCAGCTAAGCCGTTGCGCCGTAGCGCCGAGGGACTTGTCTACGAAAAAGAGCGAAAAATCTGGCTGGAAGGCGAAAAAAAGTCTAAAAAATTGGTAACCACCTCTTGCGGATGCACCCGCCCTGAGGGAAGCCGTTGCAATGGGTGTCGGGCTAAGGGGTAG
- the manA gene encoding mannose-6-phosphate isomerase, class I translates to MTNQKVLYPLTNPIKSYAWGHRDTLPALLHYNNPNKSPQAELWMGAHPQSPSTTIHQDQSIPLPDLLALDPTHFLGDNHGTSLPFLFKILAIKDPLSLQVHPEKALAEAGFIQENLQHIPLDDAKRTYKDSNDKTEMLYAYSDDVWALVGFRPYADTISDLQAIASPTLQTLLLPFSQNPSPHTLEQFLVALLTAEASHKNQILHDILIHKASLPILNDRWQWLSTLHQHYPQDIAILAPLYMNLLHLPKGDALFVPSGTLHAYLQGTGIEIMAASDNVVRFGLTEKYVDLASLSRVVTFDAQKPHILPASHNQPFSTPPCSFTFTHMTKDQSYTLPANNPAQIILVLNGSATITNPILHISYALNAGQSIFIPYNAGSYHIEHHGELFIATTYT, encoded by the coding sequence ATGACTAACCAAAAAGTGCTCTATCCCTTAACCAACCCCATCAAAAGTTACGCATGGGGGCATCGTGATACGCTACCTGCCCTCCTGCATTACAACAATCCAAACAAGAGTCCGCAAGCCGAACTCTGGATGGGCGCCCACCCACAATCACCCAGTACGACCATCCATCAAGATCAATCAATCCCTCTTCCTGATCTTCTAGCCCTCGATCCAACCCACTTTTTAGGCGACAATCATGGAACAAGCCTTCCCTTTCTCTTCAAGATCTTAGCCATTAAAGATCCGCTCTCTCTCCAAGTGCACCCCGAAAAAGCCCTGGCCGAAGCGGGATTTATTCAGGAAAATCTCCAACATATCCCCCTAGACGATGCCAAGCGTACCTACAAAGATAGCAACGACAAGACCGAAATGCTCTATGCCTACAGCGATGACGTCTGGGCATTAGTCGGGTTTCGGCCTTATGCCGATACCATCAGCGATCTTCAAGCCATCGCAAGCCCAACACTGCAGACGCTCCTTCTCCCATTCAGCCAAAACCCTAGCCCACACACCTTAGAGCAATTCCTCGTTGCCCTCCTCACCGCCGAGGCTTCACACAAAAATCAGATCCTTCATGATATTCTCATCCATAAAGCAAGCCTTCCCATCCTAAACGATCGGTGGCAGTGGCTTAGCACCCTCCATCAACACTATCCGCAAGATATCGCCATTTTAGCGCCGCTCTACATGAATCTTCTGCATCTACCTAAAGGAGATGCGCTCTTTGTGCCTAGCGGGACACTGCATGCTTATTTGCAAGGCACAGGTATCGAAATTATGGCAGCTAGCGATAATGTCGTGCGCTTTGGGCTCACCGAAAAATACGTCGACCTCGCCAGCCTTAGCCGTGTTGTTACCTTTGATGCGCAAAAACCCCACATCTTACCCGCCAGCCACAATCAACCATTTAGCACCCCACCGTGTAGCTTTACCTTTACGCATATGACAAAAGATCAATCCTATACGCTTCCTGCTAACAATCCAGCACAAATCATTTTAGTCTTAAATGGATCTGCGACAATCACCAATCCGATCCTACATATTAGCTATGCATTAAATGCAGGTCAATCTATCTTTATTCCTTACAATGCAGGAAGTTACCACATAGAGCATCATGGGGAGCTCTTTATCGCTACAACCTACACCTAA